One Cryptococcus decagattii chromosome 9, complete sequence DNA window includes the following coding sequences:
- a CDS encoding dihydrolipoyl dehydrogenase, whose product MFARQPLSQHLLRPLSRPSSSFSRSSTLPKLAFLQSARGFASASEPYDVVIIGGGPGGYVAAIKAAQLGFKTACIEKRGALGGTCLNVGCIPSKAMLNNSHIFHQTQHDLKNRGIDVSGVQLNLPKMLAAKEASVKALTGGIETYLFKKNGIDYIKGGETQVEAKNVIIATGSEVTPFPGLEIDEERIVSSTGALELKEVPKKMVVIGGGVIGLELGSVWSRLGAEVTVVEYLGAIGAGMDGEVGKQFQRILTKQGFKFKLNTKVLSGHREGDIVKLKVDSAKGGKEETIEADVVLVAIGRRPVTKGLNLEAIGVETDKKGRIVIDNEFNTSAKGVKCIGDVTFGPMLAHKAEEEGIAAVEILKTGHGHVNYDAIPSVVYTHPEVAWVGKNEEELKAAGIQYKIGKFPFAANSRAKTNQDSEGFVKFIVEKETDQVLGCHIIGPAAGELIAPAVLAMEYKASAEDIARTCHAHPTLSEAFKEAALSSYDKPINF is encoded by the exons ATGTTCGCCAGACAGCCCCTC TCACAACACCTCCTCCGTCCCCTTTCCCgcccctcttcttccttttcccgTTCTTCCACCCTCCCTAAACTTGCTTTCCTCCAATCCGCCCGTGGTTTCGCTTCTGCTTCTGAACCGTACGACGTGGTCATCATCGGTGGTGGACCTGGTGGATATGTTGCTGCTATCAAGGCTGCTCAGCTCGGTTTCAAG ACCGCCTGTATTGAGAAACGAGGTGCTCTTGGTGGCACTTGTTTGAACGTCGGTTGTATCCCTTCCAAAGCAAT GCTTAACAACTCGCACATCTTCCATCAAACTCAGCATGATCTCAAGAACCGTGGTATTGATGTTTCTGGTGTTCAGCTCAACCTTCCCAAGATGCTTGCCGCCAAGGAGGCGTCTGTCAAAGCTCTTACCGGTGGTATCGAGACCTATCTCTTCAAGAAGAACGGCATCGATTACATCAAGG GCGGCGAGACCCAAGTTGAGGCGAAGAACGTTATCATTGCCACTGGCTCTGAAGTAACACCGTTTCCTGGCTTGGAAATTGACGAGGAGAGGATTGTCAGCTCTACTGGTGCTTTGGAATTGAAAGAGGTGCCCAAAAAG ATGGTCGTCATTGGCGGTGGTGTGATTGGTCTTGAACTCGGCTCCGTTTGGTCTAGATTAGGTGCCGAGGTTACGGTTGTCGAATATCTGGGAGCTATCGGTGCCGGCATGGATGGCGAGGTTGG CAAGCAGTTCCAGAGGATCCTCACCAAACAGGGCTTCAAGTTCAAGCTCAACACTAAGGTTCTTTCCGGCCATAGGGAGGGTGACATCGTTAAGCTCAAGGTCGATTCTGCCAAGGGCGGCAAGGAGGAAACGATTGAGGCCGACGTTGTGCTCGTCGCCATTGGTCGACGACCCGTTACCAAGGGTCTCAATCTCGAAGCTATTGGTGTTGAAACTGacaagaagggaaggattGTCATTGATAACGAGTTTAACACCAGCGCCAAGGGTGTCAAGTGCATCGGCGACGTTACTTTTGGGCCCATGCTTGCCCACAAggctgaggaggagg GTATCGCTGCGGTCGAAATTCTCAAGACCGGCCATGGCCATGTCAATTACGATGCCATCCCATCTGTTGTTTACACTCATCCCGAGGTTGCTTGGGTTGGTAAAAATGAGGAAGAACTCAAGGCAGCTGGAATTCAATACAAGATCGGCAAATTTCCTTTTGCTGCCAACTCTAGGGCCAAGACGAACCAGGACTCTGA GGGCTTTGTGAAATTT ATCGTTGAGAAGGAGACTGATCAAGTTCTCGGTTGTCATATCATTGGCCCAGCGGCTGGCGAACTTATTGCGCCTGCAGTGTTGGCTATGGAGTACAAGGCATCAGCAGAGGATATTGCTAGGACTTGCCATGCTCATCCTACCCTTTCAGAAGCATTCAAAGAAGCGGCCCTGTCTTCTTACGATAAGCCTATCAACTTTTAA